Proteins encoded by one window of Anguilla rostrata isolate EN2019 chromosome 9, ASM1855537v3, whole genome shotgun sequence:
- the atg101 gene encoding autophagy-related protein 101, with translation MNCRSEVLEVSVEGRQVDEAMLALLHTILLHRSTGKFHYKKEGTYSIGTVGTQDIDCDFIDFTFVRVSSEELDRAIRKAVGEFKEALGNSGSDGMGQISLEFYQKKKSRWPFSDECIPWEVWSIKVNVVNLANEQERQICREKVGEKLGEKVINIVEVINRHEYLPKMPTQSEVDNVFDTSLKDVQPYLYKITYQITDSLGTSVSTTMRRLIKDTLAL, from the exons ATGAACTGCCGTTCGGAAGTGTTGGAGGTGTCCGTGGAGGGGAGGCAGGTTGACGAGGCCATGTTGGCACTTCTGCATACGATTCTGCTGCATCGCAGCACCGGTAAATTTCACTACAAGAAAGAGGGCACATATTCCATAGGTACTGTTGGGACGCAGGATATTGACTGCGACTTCATCGATTTCACATTTGTTCGCGTGTCTTCCGAGGAGCTGGACAGAGCTATTAGAAAAGCAGTCGGGGAGTTCAAG GAAGCTTTGGGGAACTCTGGGAGCGACGGAATGGGCCAGATTTCTTTGGAGTTCTACCAGAAAAAGAAGTCCCGCTGGCCTTTCTCAGACGAGTGCATCCCCTGGGAGGTCTGGAGCATCAAAGTAAACGTCGTCAACTTGGCCAACGAGCAGGAGAGGCAGATCTGCCGTGAGAAAGTTGGCGAGAAGTTGGGCGAGAAAGTCATTAACATTGTGGAGGTGATCAACCGCCACGAGTACCTGCCCAAGATGCCCACGCAGTCCGAGGTGGACAACGTGTTCGACACCAGTCTCAAAGATGTCCAACCGTACCTCTACAAGATCACCTATCAGATCACAGACTCACTCGGCACGTCAGTGAGCACTACCATGAGGAGACTCATCAAGGACACCTTGGCACTTTAG